One Carya illinoinensis cultivar Pawnee chromosome 5, C.illinoinensisPawnee_v1, whole genome shotgun sequence genomic window, AGGTGGTTCTGCTCTGTATTGTCAGAGCACTACTAgagaacagaaaataaattctaacaaTCTACTGCTGTGTATAAGGACAGAATGCACACGTATAAAGAATATATAGACATGTAAAGGAATAATATATAAAGGAATACACTGAATTACAACTTTTgacataaattattttcttgatgCAAATAGTTTTGAGGATGTAAgtctaaaaaatatatctaataaaataaaataacctaAAGAATGACAGTTGATCTGACAAATGATTATGCAGGCCTAAGTTATGATGTTTGATTGTATCGAATAGTCATATTGTATGAAAGAGcttatatatttactatatcagagcattcttacatgcatgtaacATGTTAGAATGACAACTACTAATAGGAGTGATGTTAAGTTCATGAAATGAAGGATACCATACACGGTAGAATTGCTCGGACCGGCTGAGGCTCAACCGGCAGAGGGTGTCGGTGGCCACCACCTGGTCTGTCAGCCAGGGTTGTTCTCATAGAAGCGTGTGATCTGTACCAGATTGCCCAGTGTTTATGGGTTTTTGGCATTGCgttatcatataaaattttccatttGTAGGATGCCAATCACTGTTTACAGTAAGGACAAGAAATCTGGTAGCCTCAAAATCATAGCCGAGTTTGGTTCAGGAGTACTATGGTAAGGATAACCCTATCTGTGTTCTTTATCATGGATATGGACACTATGATGCATTGCGGAGCCCAATTGGTGGCGCAGAATCCAAGAGGTGAGATCTTTTGCCTCCATGTCAGTTATTTTTCACAGCTTAACTGCATGCATTGGATTGCATGATTCCAGTTTTGTGGTTTCTTTCTAGCCTgcagattttaattatttttaaagctATTTTGAGATCACTGTTAAAGTTGCCTCGATAACGTGGATATTATATTGTCTTTGATGCTCCTAGATTGTCTTGTATCTGTCGTTCATCTCTACTTCATTTTACCAGGTTGATTAATGTATTCATGTCTCATAGGGCCTTTTAAAGGGGTGTTTATGATTTAATTTATGCAACAGTATTATAAGTACAGATACAGCATATTGATTAAATAGTAGTGATGAATCTCTTGAGTTTTCTTGTGGAGTATTGACAggtacaagaaaaaataaagggaTGGAAGTAGAATATGGGATCGTCTTAGGAAGCTTGAAGTACTGTACCCTGTGGTGCCCGCTAAATTCTAAAAGAGAACGGTTCTCTATTTGATGTTGGAAACAGTATCATTCTTAATTGATTTCAAATCATCTCCAATAAAACTCTGAACCTTGTTCTGCAAATGAAATTGCAATCATGCCGTTTCCAGGTGTGGATAATGAATTTGTCACGGCCACCAGTGCATTCTAATTTTGTTCAATTTGGTAGGGAACATGAAATTCTGTTGAATTGGAGGACGGTCTATTATATACGATCACAGTAACAACGACCTAAGTAGGATGGTTTTCAAGATATGATCCTTCAAAGTATTAATAATTCACCGGATAAAGCACACAAATCATTTAACAAATGAAACGTCATCGCACCAACTAGGAGAAAAAGCAATACAAAATTCAATCCCTTTCGAATGTAGCACTTGTACAGAAAAATAATAACTCGGATAAGGGCAAGATTAATAGGAGAGAATGGTAAACAAAGTCTGTGTAAAGGTGAAAATAAGTATGAAAATTGCAGCTATGAATGAAGAAATCGACCATGGATTCCTGAAATAATCACGCATCAAGGTTGCTCTCCATCTAGGCCATTGGGATCTATAATATTCGTTAATATTATGAGCTATCCCACCATAGTAGAATTCGGAGATGAGTGTGTCATTGTACAGCCTGTTGAAGAGAAGGGAAATGTCTTCTGTGCTCAAGGCATGCACAACAATATCTTCATCACAGAGCAAGTCCGCATCCTTGCTGCTGTTGATGAGGCAGTCCAAGAATACCGCATAAGACGTGAATTGATCCATGCAATGGCGGTCACACTGCTCGTATGCTATAAGATTTCTGAACAAAGATTCTGAATTCCCCCGGATTTTAATGGGAGGGATTTCAAATGCTCCCTTACTGAACTTGATGTTCAAGATGTCATCAGGAGTTCCCTTCTTGAATTTGACTCCAGCCTGCAAGAGATCCGTCACTGGAGGAAACAGCTCCAGGTTTTGCTTTCGAGGAGTTCTACCCCCGGATGAGGAAAGCAAGCAACTGTGCAACAAGTCAAGAATATGCTTGACTTCGCGGCCATTTGATCTGTATTCGGCTGGCACTGTCATTAGCATCATCGTCTCGAAGAACTTGAGAACAAGTTTGACTAGACAATCGGGTTCCTGTTCGCTGGTAGATGCTGTCAGCTCAGATAAACGATGGAGAACAAACCAGGGAATTTGGTTCTCCATCAAAATCAAGTCATTATAAAGGTTTTCAATCATCCAGGACGTGTTAAATATAGGATCATCTGCGTGTCTTGGGGCTATGAATGCATCTTTCCGAAAGAGCTCAAGGAGAAAGCAGCCATCAACAACTAAATTCTCAATGAACTTTTCCTCGTTGAGCTTGAATGGATTTGCATAACAATCGCGTGCACGCTTCTGCAACTCTCTGATGCCCTCAACAATGTGCTTCAAAGATTCATCTGGAGGCAGTGGAAACCTTTTGAGGAGGGAATCCAGATaccacatttttattttctccatggAAGCTAGCCTTATAGTGCCACGGTGATAGGGACCGATTGAGACTATGTTAGGATCATAAACATTCTCATTACGCCGACGAAGTTTCTGAGGGACTCTGAAAATGCTGCTTACTAGCAAGGAAGGTGAGTTATCTCGCAGCTTTTCACTGATGGATGAGGCTAACATTCTATTTAAGTCGGACATTTCAATTGAAACCTGCGCAGTTCTATCTGCCTCTCCCATCATATTCTCTCAAGCAACTTTCCAAGCCCACCGACAGCTATCAGGAGAGCAAGAAAGCAAATTACAAATAAACATCAATAATCTTGCCACTATTGCTTGCACACATGTTGTGATAGAGCAAAGAAATCAATGACAGAATCTGGCAAAAGCTTGCTACCCTGTAATTGCATCACAAACTTGCCATCTCAAAGAGAAGAGTAAGGAGACAAGGAGATCAGGTGATGTTCATTTATCCAAGATAAAAGGGAATTGCATATCGACATTTCATTCCAACCAGAGCAAAGCTaagaaataattgaaagaaaagatggccGGGCACTGACTGGAAGAAAGAATTAATAATTACTAACAGATTAAATACATGAGGTGCTGCCATTGAATAAGATGTTGTAAGAGCCTACCTCGATCATCAATTGTGCAGCAGCTAGCTGAAACTCGAAAGAATCTCCCTTGCTGTAAGTGCAAATTATCAACAACTGATGCAACTTAAGATTTTGGCAGCCGTACGTATGTGAAGGATAGGAGCGCACACTAGCTGCAATACTGTAGCTCATAACTCATGATATTACGTCTAACTTCTCTCCTGTCTTTATATAGACTTAtgcttctctttttattttatttttttgaaatattataaaaacttatGTTGTGTCATGCACGATAATTGCTTCAAGTTGCGTAATTAAACAacttttttatagatattaataTTTAAGCCTCGACTAATTTTCATCAACTGGTATGTTCTCGATTATTTCAGACGTTATTGTTATAGATATAGTTTTAGAGTGTGCAAGTCACacattccttttcaaaaaaatgtcgttcagtgttaaaaaattaattttttcatatgaattttaGATTtactcacattttttaaaaagacgcAGACAAGTTACACGTTGTAGGTatctataaattattttattgatgcAAATAAGTTTCGAGGATGTAATGCAgtctaaaaaatatatctaataaaataaaataacctaAAGAATGACAGTTTTGACAAATGATTAACTAGATATATACTTCTTACGATACACAGAGCCTTAAATATTACCACAATTTTTATAGAAATTCAAAGTTCTGAAATAAGAAGAAATTAGAAGGAATTCAGATAGTGTGTAATTTAAAGCAAAGGCCAATATTTAGGTATGCTTTCAGTCAAAATGACAAGTTTAGACAGTTCCTTACCTTAAGAAATTTAATGGGAGTTAATGATTATTGGAtagattttgattgtttgaAAAGCTTCTAATGAGAGTAAGTTAAGGCTTATGActgttaattaataaaaaaaaattaaacctgACCACTAAATTGCAGTCATTTACGAATGTCATACTgccatttatttagaaaaatgatttgaGCAAGTTCTAAATAGATAAACCTCGTACTAAGtcctttataaaaaagtgagtcctgttaataaaaaaatcatttataccTAGTAGTCTAACTTAAAAGTTATCCCCATTCCGAGCTTTGTTGCCCAGTGTGACTCTATAAACAAGGAAAATTATTAAACCTATAGAAATttctccaaaaataaatttataaattgaaaacTCAATATGATaagtcaaaattattttataaaaatgagttttacaatctgacgtttTATATCTAGTAATATCAATGTATAAGTTTACTTTCATATCTAGtaatattaacatataaatttacaatatgACGTATCATATCGAGTAATATCAATATATAAGTTTACTTTCATAAGAATTATGCGTAGGCTAAGTACTATTTCTCATAAACATGCGGACATTTGCATGTACATATACACCAAAATATAAACCTAAAGACTAACTTTAGAACATGCAATTAATAGTATATAGAGAAAAAATGTTAACAAATCTCGTGTAACTTCTAATGCTTCAACAAAGGAGTTAGCCCGAACATGTTTCGGGTTAAGTTAAGGTGGTCGATTTGTAACCGCTAACACGGTTTTGTACGTCCTTTTCCTTTGACAAAATTACAAAGGGAAATCTTGTCTCgcatcatatattatataatatcgtTGAAAAGAATAGCTCAGCCATGCATTAGGGACtcctgctatatatatatatatatatttgcgttttaaaatatttaagggtTTTCATCACTCATTACATAGAAACAGAGAGGACATGATCGTGCGGATCATTTGCAACTAGTATTATAGATATATTTCACCACGTCAGCTCCTATCGAAATTTAAACAAATCCATGAAGAAGACAGATAAGgatttatggaaaaaaaaaataggtcaAGTGTCTCGTCACCACGCAGCATGACAACGAAACTGAACCTAATCCACGAAGAAAATAGACAACTAAATGGAAAAACGAGGAGAGGCGTCACAACAAATTTGTCTTTTTAGTCGAATAATGGCTAATACTCATTATCATCATTACGAGGTTTGAACgcaatatatattatcaatcaCTCGTGTCCATGTGTGTGTTTGTAGATATATCTTGGTACCATGCATGCATCGTAGCAGAGAAATCGATCAAGAGGCAATCATGCCGTTCACGTTTTGTATATGTTTTTAGTACGTACTCTGTGCTCTTACGGAATCAGGATCCATCAACAACGTTTGCATATAGAGCACATGAAGAAGGGAAGACTCCGTAAAATTTATTATAGCATGCGTACATTATATTTAGCGTACGGGCACGAGACAAGCATGCAGATGTAGAGAGACGTGGATACAAGTAAATGAACGAAACTTGACTTTTCAGTCACCacctcacctctctctctctctctctctctctctctctctatatatatatatatatattataatgtcaCTGAACCcaattaatttatgagtttttgAGACTCATTCTATTCATAAGCTAGCGTGTTGGATAAAAGTTCAAATCGTGCCAATCAAATGGTGACACgtcaatgatatatatagtgTATTCTAGAATGAGTATTGAGTATTCTTTGATTTAATTGCCTTTTTACCTCATTAATTAGAACTGTTATTCAGAAATGTTATAGGCCcatcaatttaaattaattaatcattaaaatAGTATGTCACTACAAGTACAAGTAATCCAAACTCGAGCAGTTAATGGCTAACTTATTAAAACCATGCACCgtgttgggaatggaccgaaTAAACAAAGGTTAAGTTGGAGTAAATAATAGCAgaagcaacaaaataaataacaatcacacaaagaacaccaagatttaagtgattcagctcaatgtgagcctacgtccactatcggggtcggtttcaaagatttcactatgaacaaaagatgggagtacaagagtattgatcacaaaatcctcaatcctaaagccccaatacactcaatggactcttaggattgtatacaaaaggattctcaaaactctctttCTTGGCTGCTGAACACTactcaaaatgaagagaaaatgatgtatttataggacaAGGCACTAgtcagaacattcgctcgagcggacgtcgagcgaagtgtcgagcgcacgttagggttgcattctcgctcgagcggactgtcgagcggaggtcgagcgaaactctctggaagatttcgttcgagcggactgtcgagcggaggtcgagcgaaactctctgtatgagttcgctcgagcggaggtcgagcggaactgtAGCGGAACTATAGCAAGCCCCAAAAAAACACActttcagcaggaaatcaagccaaactcaacaaatctccaccttggcttgaATTCCGTCAAGCCTAAACAAAAAACCATTAACCAAGAAACCGAAACCCCTCCACCAAGTCCCCTAAGGGAAACACATACCCCGAACACCAATCAAGTCCAAGCAAAGTTTGAACTTGTATACTGGAACTGGCTTTGTCATcatatctgctggattctcAGTAGTAGCAATCTTCTGAATTTCTAACACGCCCTCTGTAATAACTTCCCGAAGGAAATGATACCTGACATCAATATGCTTTGTCCTCTCATGatacatttgatttttggtcaAATGTATTGCACTTTGGCTGTCACAAAATACTAAAATTGCATCCTGCTGTAATCCCAAATCACTGATCAAACCTTTCAACCAAATGGCCTCCTTAACAGTCTCAGCTGCTGCCATATACTCTGCTTCTGTAGTTGATAAAGCAACAGTAGATTGTAGTGTTGCTTTCCAACTAATAGCAGAGCCACACAAAGTGAAAACATACCCTGTTAATGATCTTCTCTTATCCAAGTCCTCAGCATAATCAGAATCAACATAACCAACCACCCTTGAATGGTAGTCAGTTTCTCTATCAAATATTAAACCAAGGTTCGAAGTACCTTTCAGATACCTGAGTATCCATTTCACAGCCTACCAATGAGCTCTACCCGGGTTAGCCATGTACCTGCTAACAACACTCACTGCCTGTGAAATATCTGGACGAGTACAAACCATTGCATACATAATCCTGCCAACTGCACTGGAATAAGGAACACTAGCCATGAAGCGTTCCTCCTCATCTGTCTGAGGAGATAGGGATGCTGAAAGTTTAAAATGTGTAGCAAGTGGTGTACTTACTGGTTTGGAATTAGACATTCCAAACCTCTGAAGAACTTTCTCAATGTACTTGCCTTGGGACAAATACAACTTTCCAGCTTTCCTATCTCTGTGGATCTCCATCCCCAAAATCTTCTTTGCAGCACCtaagtctttcatttcaaactcatttttAAGTTGGGTTTTCAGCAAACTAATGTCAGATATGCTTTTAGCAGCAATAAgcatatcatcaatataaagTAGCAAATAGATGAAAGACCCATTAGATAACTGCCTGTAATAAACGCAACAATCATGGCTACTCCTCACATAACCATGATCTATCATAAAAGAGTCAAAGCGTTTATACCATTGCCTCGGAGACTGTTTTAAACCATACAATGACTTCTTCAATCTGCACATGATCTTCTTTGCCTTGAACAATGAACCCCTCCGGCTGATGCATGTAAATGGTTTCCTCCAAGTCACCATGCAGGAACGCTGTTTTAACATCAAGTTGCTGAAGCTCTAAGTCATGTGCTGCCACTATGGCAAGCAACACCCTGATCGAACTGTGTTtcacaactggagagaaaacTTCGTTGAAGTCGATGCCTTCTCTCTGACTATAGCCTTTTGCAACCAAGCGTGCCTTGTACCTTGCATCTGCAACATCTTGGATTCCCTCTTTCcttttgaaaacccatttgcaaccaacaGTTTTCATCTTCTTAGGCAACTTAACCAAATCCCAAGTTTGGTTCTTGTGAAGAGACTCAATCTCCTCAGTCATTGCTGCGCACCATTGTGCACACTCCTTACTTTTGATAGCTTCTGAATAACTGGAAGGCTCTTGACCATCTATGTCCTCTGCTGTAGTAAGTGCATACATCACCATATCTGCATGAGCATATCTTTGAGGTGACCTGATCTGCCTCCTTTGTCTACCAGTAGCAATACTGTAATCTTGCTCACACTGTGCGCCATCATCAAAATCAGGATCATGCTCATCTGAAGTGACATGATCTTGGGTGTCGTCTGGCATCCCCTTTGAAGCCTCAACCTGTGACTCCACCTTCTTGCCATTACTCTGCTCTTCACCTGTAGACACAGTAAACTCCTTCCTCGGATTAAGCATGGAttgttcatcaaatactacatcccTACTAATTACAAACTTAGGTGATTTGGGATCAGTACACCATAACCTGAATCCTTTCACCCCACTAGCATATCCAATGAATATGCCCTTCTTTGCCCTTGGCTCAAGTTTTCCATCATTAACATGGAAATATGCAGGacaaccaaaaactttcaaatttgaataatcaGAGGGAGTACCTGACCATAcctcatttggagtttttaaaccAATAGCTGTGGCTGGAGAGCGGTTAACCAAATAGCAAGCTGTGTTGACTGCTTCAGCCCAAAAATCTTTAGACAAGCCGACGTTTGAAAGCATACTACGGGCTCTCTCCAAGAGAGTCCTATTCATCCGCtcagctactccattttgttgtggagtatgTTTCACTGTGTGGTGCCTCACTATGCCTTCATTTTTGCAGAATTCATCAAAGTCACCTCCGCAAAATTCCATACCATTGTCGGTTCGGAGTTGCTTAACCTTCTTGCCTGTCTGATTTTCAATCAAAACCTTCCATTGTTTAAAGTTAGCAAATACATCGCTCTTACGTTTCAAAAAATAAGTCCAAACCTTCCGTgagtaatcatcaataaaggtaAGCAAATACTGGGCTCCACCTTTCGATGGAACTGAAGATGGACCCCAAAGATCAGAATGAATATAGTCCACAGTACTTTTAGTTCTGTGAACTCCTGTAGTAAACTGAACCCTGCACTGTTTTCCAAACACACAATGTTCACAGAATTCAAGTTTTCCTATCTTCTGATTGCACAACAAATCTTGCTTACTCAGGATAGACATCCCCTTTTCACTCATGTGACCCAAACGCATGTGCCATAGACGGGTGTTGTCTGAGTCTGGATTATCTGAAACAGACACTGCAGCTTTACCTGTCAATGTACTGCCCTGAAGGAAATAAAGACCATCTGTCATATCTCCTCTCATTACAATCATGGAGCCCTTACTGACTTTAATAGCTCCATCTTCACCGGTGTACCGAAAACCTAAAGAATCAAGAGTGCccaaggaaataagatttttcttcaaatctgggATGTGTCGAACATTAGACAATGTCCTGACAATCCCATCAAATATCTTAATCCTAactgaaccaatcccaacaatttTACATGCCATATCATTTCCCATCAAAACGGAGCCACCGTTGACTGACTCATAGGTAGTGAACCAGTCCCTcttgggacacatatgaaagGTACAAGCTGAGTCCATGACCCACTTGTCACCATAGCGACTATTTGAGCCACTAATTGCTAGAACAATATCTACGCCGTTAGACTTTTCATCAGCAACGCTAACAGCATTAGAGGAACTATTGCCTTCCtctctatttttcaatttagaacactcattTTTGTAATGATCAAATTTATGGCAGTAatgacatttaacatttttcttgttaaattttgACTGTGAACTGCCCCTGGATTTACTCCTGTTCTTCTCTGAACTTCTCTCATGTGATCTACCCCTGCTAGATGAACCCTTAACAAACAAACCACTGGCTTGACTATCCGTGCCTTGTACAcccaattttgttctcaactccttagagttcaaagcagattttacatCTACCAAAGAGATGGTGTCTCTACCATACAACATCgagtttacaaaattttcaaatgatacTGGCAACGAACACAACACAATTaatgcttgatcctcatcatcaagcttaatatcaatattcctCAAATCCATGATAatcttattaaattcatctaagtGTTCAGAGATAGGAGTaccttccttcattttgagCGTGTATAACCgttgcttcaaatacaaacggTTGGTGAGCGACTTTTTCATATACAAGCTCTCAAGCTTGGACCAAAGACCGAAAGCCGTCTCCTCATCGgcaacctccctcaaaactccatctgatagtgacaacaaaatgacactatgtgccttctcatcttcttctcttgaCGATGCAGGAGAATCTTCGGATACCTTCCCTTCCAAAACTTTCGACAAGCCTTGTTGTCGTAACAAAGCCTTCATCTTGATGCGCCATAAGCTAAAGCTGTTTTGACCGTcgaatttctccacttcaaactttGCATTAGTCATTCCTCAAGATTTTGCAAAGAGCTtgacgctctgataccagtttgttgggaatggaccgaataaacaaaggctaagttggagtaaataatagcggaagcaacaaaataaacaacaatcacacaaagaacaccaagatttaagtggttcagcttaatgtgagcctacgtccactgtcggggtcggtttcaaagatttcactatgaacaaaagatgggagtacaagagtattgatcacaaaatcctcaatcctaaagccccaatacactcaatggactcttaggattgtatacaaaaggattctcaaaactctctctttcttggCTGCTGAACACTactcaaaatgaagagaaaatgatgtatttataagaCAAGGCGCTAgtcagaacattcgctcgagcggacgtcgagcgaagtgtcgagcgcacgttagggttgcattctcgctcgagcggactatcgagcggaggtcgagcgaaactctctggatccggtcgagcggaactctctggatgagttcgctcgagcggaactGTAGCAAGCCCCAAAAAAACACAatttcagcaggaaatcaagccaaactcaacacACCGGAGTTTTGCAAAatcaatataataatatatgaaaaacttataGAAAAAAAGCGTAAAATATCCAAGAGTTATTGATGAATTCGTCGTTATaagattatagaaaaaattagatataatatcgaattttattgaagaattaataattatacagctgaataatataatattttaagagaaattaaaaagatgtataatttttagaaaaattctatttacactCCCCACATGtgtaagttttttattaaatgagaaaacgtATCATTTTAgagggatatttttataattttaaaaataaaattatttaggcTTACATTGCAGTCTTTAAATGAAAACTGTATGCAGTAttgcttttttttataaaaaaaaaaaaaagtgaaatcgtCCCCGATCATGATTTGCTCCCCAAATATTCGACTCCCAGCTACCTGAGCTGCTATATAGCACCTGGAAATCTGAGTCGAAATAGGATATTATTCGAAGGCTTGTCGCTGCCATCAGTTTGGCCGCCTCCTTAACCATACTCCGCCTTAATAAGTCGCTATCGTAAGGAATTATCATGCATTGAACGTTGCGAGTGCCATTTTACTTGGGTTACCGGTAAACTTAACAAGCTCTCGAGTCGTTTTGATAGCCAAATTCCGAAGATACAGGGTGGAAGGGTGattaataaaaatgagaaattgaACAAATGTAACTATAGTTGAAAAGAACTTGAACAGGAAATATCATGAAAGTTCCACCTTTAGTAATGTGTTGCAGGTTGCAGCTGAAAACATCTCTGTAAGTGCAAATCATCAACTAATATGCAACATTATTCTGGCAACGATCAAATTTTATGCATACATGATTCGAGGATAAGCCTGCAGCAGCTATATCTCCCAACGTTACCTCACCTTCTCTTCAgtttttgtacaaattttatgTCCCAGATTCACTATTTAGCAAAAGCACTctatatgcatacatacatacatacatctgtgagagaaataaatgaaacatgATTGCTATTCGCCATCTCTCCATACCTCCCGCAGAAGTTTATATCTGACAACCTTT contains:
- the LOC122311451 gene encoding UPF0481 protein At3g47200-like gives rise to the protein MMGEADRTAQVSIEMSDLNRMLASSISEKLRDNSPSLLVSSIFRVPQKLRRRNENVYDPNIVSIGPYHRGTIRLASMEKIKMWYLDSLLKRFPLPPDESLKHIVEGIRELQKRARDCYANPFKLNEEKFIENLVVDGCFLLELFRKDAFIAPRHADDPIFNTSWMIENLYNDLILMENQIPWFVLHRLSELTASTSEQEPDCLVKLVLKFFETMMLMTVPAEYRSNGREVKHILDLLHSCLLSSSGGRTPRKQNLELFPPVTDLLQAGVKFKKGTPDDILNIKFSKGAFEIPPIKIRGNSESLFRNLIAYEQCDRHCMDQFTSYAVFLDCLINSSKDADLLCDEDIVVHALSTEDISLLFNRLYNDTLISEFYYGGIAHNINEYYRSQWPRWRATLMRDYFRNPWSISSFIAAIFILIFTFTQTLFTILSY